The window CTGATGGACGATGCAGCGCTGGACTTCGGCCTTGGGATATACGGCGCTTATCGCATCTGCAAAGCCTGTCAGGCCGTCGACGGAGATAATGAAAATATCTTCGGTACCGCGATTACGGATCTCGTTAAGGACACCGACCCAGTACTTGGCGCTCTCATTTCCGCCGACCCACAGGCCAAGGACTTCACGATGCCCGTCCAGTCTTGTCCCAATAGCAACATAAACGGCTTTCTTGACGGTTCGGCCGTCCTGCCTCACATTGAAATGCACGGCGTCCATAAAGACGACTGCATACTTTTTGGCCAGCGGCCGGTTCTGCCATTCTTTGGCAATCGGCAGAATTCGATCCGTCATTCGCGAAATCATTTCAGCAGAGGCATCCACACCGTAGATAGACTGCAGGTGAGCCGAGATATCCCGGGTCGTCATGCCTTTTGCATACATGGACAGGACCTGATCCTCTATATTTGAGATATCGGTCTGGTTCTTTTTGACTGACTGCGGTTCGAAGTCACCCTTGCGGTCTCTGGGGACGTCGATCGGGATATCTCCGGCCGAAGAGGTGACTGTTTTAGGGCTGTAGCCGTTGCGGCTGTCATCTGTATGCTTGTTCTTGTAGT of the Synergistes jonesii genome contains:
- a CDS encoding IS256 family transposase → MARQRKLTPERKALIQSLLSHYKPEDAQDVQAMLRDLLGDTIQQMLEAEMDDHLGYSKYDYKNKHTDDSRNGYSPKTVTSSAGDIPIDVPRDRKGDFEPQSVKKNQTDISNIEDQVLSMYAKGMTTRDISAHLQSIYGVDASAEMISRMTDRILPIAKEWQNRPLAKKYAVVFMDAVHFNVRQDGRTVKKAVYVAIGTRLDGHREVLGLWVGGNESAKYWVGVLNEIRNRGTEDIFIISVDGLTGFADAISAVYPKAEVQRCIVHQIRYTTKFVSYKDIKAFMNDLKGVYQAPTLEQAEEGLDRLEEKWGSKYPSSVASWRNNWPQLSAYFKYPYELRRMIYTTNQIENYNRQLRKVTKTRTIFPSDDALLKLLYLATMDITEKWTGRDRDWSKILSQLCIYFEERIEPGDLE